cattattatgaacaaagctagtggtggtgatggaattccagttgagctatttcaaatcctggaagatgatgctgtgaaagtgctgcactcaatatgccagtaaatttggaaaactcagcaatggccacaggactggaaaaggtcagttttcattccaatcccaaagaaaggcaatgctaaagaatgctcaaactactacacaattgcactcatctcacaggcaagtaaagtaatgctcaaaattctccaagtcagtcttcaacagtaagtgaactttgaatttccagatgttcaagctggttttagaaaaggcagagggaccagagattcaatatccattggatcatcacaaaagcaagagagttccagaaaaacatctactttcttgactatgccaaaggctttgattgtgtggatcacaacaaactgtggaaaattctgaaagagatgggaataccagaccacctgacctgccacttgagaaatctgtgtgcagttcaggaggcaacagttagaactggacatggaacagactgtttccaaaaagggaaaggagtacatcaaggctgtatattgtcagcctgctttattatcttatatgcagagtacatcatgagaaatgctgggctggatgaagcacaagctggaatcaagatttctgggagaaatatcagtgacctcagatatgcagatgataccacccttatggcagaaagtgaagaagaactaaagggcctcctgatgaaagtcaaagaggagtgaaaaggttggcttaaagctcaacactcagaaaatgaagatcatggcatctagtctcatcacttcatggcaaatagatggggaaacagtggaaacagtgagagactttatttattgggctacaaaatcaatgcagatggtgactgcagccatgaaattaaaagacgcttgctccttggaagaaaagctatgaccaacctagatagcatattgaaaagcagagacattactttgccaacaaaattctgtctagacaaacctatggtttttccaatagtcatgtatggatatgagagttggactataaataatgctgagcgccgaagaattgatggttttgaactgtggtgttggagaagactcttgagagtcccttggactgcaaggagatccaaccagtccattctaaaggagaccagtcctgaatattcattggaagggctgatgctgaagctgaaactcaataccttggccacctgatgcaaagagctgactcattggaaaagaccctgatgctggaaaagattgaaggcaggaggagaaggggacgacagaagatgagatggttggatggcatcaccaactaaatggacatgagtttgtgtaaactctaggatttggtgatggacagggaggcccggcgtgctgcagttcatcgggTCTGaaaaagcgtcggacacgactgagcgactaaactgagcaTAAGTTAGTGAAATACCTTTTATACTTGTTTTACTTTAAAGTATGTTGCctttcaaagaaaaatttgaTATTTAGCATTGCCAAGATTTTAGCGAGGCACTCTTATGCTAccgatgggaatataaattgttaAATCTgtctggaaaacaatttggcaataTGTACTAAGAACATTTATATGTTCATATCTTTTCAATATGTGATTTTAGGGAATTTATCTTAAGGGAAATAATGTAGAATGTGGGCAAAGCTTTATACACAGAGATACTGTAGCCtaattaataacagaaataaaatgctaaaaatttaaattatgtatCAATAGAGAAGTGCTTGTCTTGTTATTGCACATGAAAATATGAGTAGCATGTAAATAATTAAAAGTATTTGCTCAAGGAGTTTTAATGACATGGGACAACATGATACaggaaattatataaaaagtaCAGGATACAAATTTTTATATGCTGTATATCCTTAATATTTAAAGCAATTCCATAAAATTGGATGCAAGGAAATAGGCCAATATGCTTTACACTTTATGCATTTTTATGATTTGTACATGTGACTTTTATATTCagaaatagcaataaatattattttaaatacccTGTGTTaataggtagctagtgggaaactgctCTATAGCACAgcgagctcagcttggtgctctgtgatggacTGGGTGGAGGATGGGGGATGGAGGATggggagaggctcaagagggaggggatatttgtatgcataaaataaaaataaaaacccctGTGTTAGAGTAGGCATTACATGCTTCTGTGATTGTCCCATGAAACAGTAAGTCTTACGCTGGACCTATCTGTAGTATCAATGTTTCCATATATAACCATAATGTCAATTCAGATTTTTGTGAAAGAATTTGTCAGATGGGTATATTTTAGTGCAATGAGAGCActtttctttgttgcttttctttagtgtttttccttaaatttttaacATGGCAAATGAAGGCAGACATATGTCTTTGGCCTGTGTGTGAATCCAGTGAAGGAGTAGAAGTAGCCTTCAATGGGCAGTAGTTGTATAGgaaatgatttcaattaagtAAATGGAAAGTAGGGATGTGTTACTTTAAGAGTAGAGCAATAATATCTTAAAATGTGATCCTATAGCCCCTTGTATCAGAATCATCACTATAATTGCTCAAGATGTAGATTTGCTGACCTAATAAGTCAGAATCTGAGGATGGGTACGGAGAAGTTGTTTTAAAGATATACCCTGGGTCACCCTCCTGAGATTCTCTAAGATCTACCACCAATTAAGAGAGGTATGAAATTTAGACATTTTTGTAGAGGAACCTTAAACATTGGCTCCAATGTTCATTAAATAgaatttgacctttttttttcagttgcatgGGTCCAAACTATAAAGCTTACCACATAAGTTGGGTGTGGGGCTGGGACCCAGCTACTGCTCAGCTGCAATCTTAGTAGAGAGGTTTAGATTTGGAATTCTTAAAGAACAGACAAAGTGGTCAGTAACATTGCTGGGACAAGCGATAGGGGACTGGTTGGCTAGAAAACAGAGACCCATCAGTTCTAGTTCCCTTGGGAGTGGTATCCTTTGGGTAGAATGCTTACCTGAGTCATTGCAGAGTAGAGTTCACAACTTTTAATGAAACAGGCTTCCCCTGAGAGCTGCAATGCTTTAGAGCAGTGGagtccaacctttttggcaccagggaccagtttcatggaagagtttttccacagaccaggggtAGGAGGAGGTTTCAGGATGATttgagcacattacatttattatgcactttatttctattattattacatcagctgcacctcagatcatcagacattagatcctgGAGATTGGGGACCCTGCCCTAGAGGTTATTAAGAGTACTAGGGGTCAGTAACACGCATCACTTACCATATGCCTGGATGAATTAAGTGACTCAATTTTTAGATTCTTCTCATATAAAATGAGATTACCACTAGTAGCAGCCTAATGACAAAAAATTTGTTGTAAATCACCTAGCACAGGGTTCAGCATGAAATTCTTTTATAAATGACTTCACAAGAGCTAGACTATATAAGCTTGGGAGTCAAGCTTTTCTACTTGattctttgaagaaaagaatTAGAGATTAGAGTAATTCCAGATTCTTTTGAGGGGTTGGGGTATGAGGGGGAGTGGCCATGGGTCCAGTAGTCCTTCATATCAGCTAGATTTTGGATATTTGTTGGTTTCGTGGACCATCCAACCCTAATGTCACTGACTGAAATCTACCCCCTTATTGGTGAGTTGAGTTAGGTGAATTATCATTTGTAGAATGACTTTTGTTTGCATGCCTTCTCCAGTTACAAAGAAAGTCAAAAGTCATgcctacacacactcacacaacctTAACCCTGGCCACATATATTAATACTTCTGGGATGCCACATTCTACGAAGTCATTTTAGTTTCTAATAAATGTTTCTGGCTTTATGATTGTCACTACCATGAAACACATTACCATCACCCTTTCCTTGAGTTACTGGTAAATATTCCTTGAATAAAATGATTTGGAAGACTTGTCCCTAATTTAAACTTTCATCtgaaattccttggcagtccagtggtcaggactctgctTTCAACTGCTGAAGGCTTGGGTTCAGTCCTAGGCTGGGGAAACAAGTTCCTACAGACTGTGTGATGTGCCCCCGctaaaaaaagtaaaaccaaaaatCGCCCCCAAATTTACATCTGCCAAGTGATGGACATATCTGGTGGCTTCTCAACTTTAGGAGAATAACCTCcgtgcctcccccaccccccatccccggAAACACAACTGAATCAGATCAAGACAGTTACCAGGAGCAATCCTTTATATTATCCAGTTGCATAGCACACTCCTTGAATAAATGACATACCCTAATTTAGGATACATCACCAGATTCAAGTCAGAGAGTATCCTCTGCCAGTCAATATGAGTACGGGTCACTGGAAGATCTCTTCGTAGAATTCTTCTCAGAGCTTCATTCGATAACTCCTGTAGTTCTTCCAACACTGCAGCTTGAAATTTATTCTCTTGCTCTTCCACAAGCCTTGCGAAACTTAGGGCCAGCTGAGCTTGGTTCACTACCTCCAAGCTTTCTTTCAGGTCCTTCGAGATTTCGACATGTAGGTTGACACACCTGAAGTAGTGAGCTTGCACAAAAATTCTCCCTGTTACCTGGGTTAGAAATGGATTGACTTGGAAAATCCATTTTGATTTCCAAAGCCCATTCCAGTAGTCTGTTGTTTCATAGCTGTGGTCTTCGATGCAGgcgatcaagaactccttatttttcactgtttttctcaGCACGTTGCAGTTTCCCTTTGGGTAGTGGTCGTTCACATACAGCTTCAAGGCGCACAGAACTACAGCCCTCAGGTACTCCGTCTCATTCCAAATGATTCCATGACTCTGGATGTCCTTTAACTGGTTTTGAAGCAGATCAAATTTGAAAGAAAGTTTGCTCTGGTAGTCGAAAAACCTGTAGTCGCCCACGACATTGTGGTGAGACAGGAGGACAGCATTCCCATCGATGCTGAGTGGGACAGAATATTTTTGGCAGTGTTGGTGCCCCGCACACTCCCCTTGATGGTGCATGAGTTTTTCATCACGGATAAGCAGACAGAGATCATCAAAGGCATTTAcaaattcccctggaggagccTGTATCAGTAGTCTGcgaattactttttctttctctttcctactCAGAGTGCTACGTGACATGTTTGGTTGTGGCAGAAGCAGAGCTTCTGGAATAAACAGTGTTCAGAGGATGAGAGAACATTCCATGGGGCGCCTTTCCCATCCAGGTGTTAAACATTCAAGCTTAAGATTACCATGTCTGACCATGCCAAAAACAGGTTGTCTGGCCAGCTCTGAGTCTCCTGATGAAGTCATAGAGGAGCTTGCTCTGTGAAGTATGGAACTTTTGATGAGATCACAATGGGTGTTTGGACCCAAAGGAAAACATGACAGTCACCTGACAGCGTGGTGCCCAGCCAACCAGCGATAcgaattttgaagattttttaagAACTTAGCCTCCAGAACAGCCTTCTTCATAAAGTGGTGTGTTTATTCCATAGGTGGTCGTAGATCTATGATAAGCAACCCAGAGTTTCTAGGGAGTATTTGGAAGCTCTTTGACCCTTTGGGGACCACAATGGCAGTGATTTGCAATCAGGCCGTCAGAATAACTGTCCAAACCCAGTGGAAGCATGTTATCCTGAAAGGTTTGAGGGGTTTaaacaaaatagtaaaaataaaatgagagacgATGGCTGTTCATGGGAAAATGCCAGACGGCAATGGTTGCCTCTCTTATAAACATTGTGGGTTTGGAAATGGTCAGAACATAAGCAAGAAGCCAGAAAAATTTTAAGGGCAGTGAAGTACAGAGACCACAAACCTCCATACAGTCTCTGGGGGATTTAAGTGTTGCGCTAACTGCAAAGAACAAAGGCAACAAACCACtgtgttttctgctttctttctagaAAAGGGGCAGTGGTAACAGCGGATGAGTTTCAAGGAATCCCTTTCTTGCCAATGGGCGGAGTTAATTATATTTGGAACCTGTGACAACTCATAATGGGGAGAAGCTTCTAAGTGAGGAGAAACGAAACTTCAGGTCATGAAAATATGGAGAACAAATATCCACTCAGAAGTCCTTtctgttcctctttcctttctcttgactTATCCCCCTCTGAAGACTCCTGAGCTTGTTTCTCCCATTTGAGTGTAAACTGCTTCCTCCTTTTTACatcctgagtttttttttttttttttaaatttccctagCTTCCTGTATCTTTTTCTTGTAACATGAGCTTTGCCATATTAAGTCACAGCCATTAAATTGAAGGGCTTCCCATTAGTTCTAACAATTTGAAA
This region of Ovis canadensis isolate MfBH-ARS-UI-01 breed Bighorn chromosome 3, ARS-UI_OviCan_v2, whole genome shotgun sequence genomic DNA includes:
- the CAPZA3 gene encoding F-actin-capping protein subunit alpha-3; this translates as MSRSTLSRKEKEKVIRRLLIQAPPGEFVNAFDDLCLLIRDEKLMHHQGECAGHQHCQKYSVPLSIDGNAVLLSHHNVVGDYRFFDYQSKLSFKFDLLQNQLKDIQSHGIIWNETEYLRAVVLCALKLYVNDHYPKGNCNVLRKTVKNKEFLIACIEDHSYETTDYWNGLWKSKWIFQVNPFLTQVTGRIFVQAHYFRCVNLHVEISKDLKESLEVVNQAQLALSFARLVEEQENKFQAAVLEELQELSNEALRRILRRDLPVTRTHIDWQRILSDLNLVMYPKLGYVIYSRSVLCNWII